The following are encoded in a window of Pseudomonas graminis genomic DNA:
- the rplQ gene encoding 50S ribosomal protein L17, giving the protein MRHRKSGRHLSRTSSHRKAMFQNMAVSLFEHELIKTTLPKAKELRRVAEPLITLAKIDSVANRRLAFDRTRSKEMVGKLFNDLGKRYATREGGYLRILKCGFRAGDNAPMAYVELVDRPVGGSVEAAE; this is encoded by the coding sequence ATGCGTCATCGTAAAAGTGGACGTCACCTGAGCCGTACCAGCTCTCACCGTAAGGCCATGTTCCAAAACATGGCGGTGTCGCTGTTCGAGCACGAGCTGATCAAAACTACCCTGCCGAAAGCCAAAGAACTGCGTCGCGTTGCTGAGCCGCTGATCACCTTGGCCAAGATTGACAGCGTTGCTAACCGTCGTCTGGCATTTGACCGTACCCGTTCGAAAGAAATGGTCGGCAAACTGTTCAACGATCTGGGCAAGCGTTACGCAACTCGTGAGGGTGGCTACCTGCGCATCCTCAAGTGTGGCTTCCGCGCTGGCGACAACGCGCCAATGGCGTACGTCGAACTGGTTGATCGTCCTGTCGGTGGCTCTGTAGAAGCCGCTGAATAA